The nucleotide window CGCTGGCCTACCGGGCGGCGATCTTCGACCACGTGACCGACTCGCCCGTGGACGCGCCGGAACTCCGGGCGGACCCCGGCAGCCTCCTCCTGCTCGACGGGCTGTTCCTGCACCGTCCGGAGCTGCGGGACGTGTGGGACGACTCGGTGTTCCTGCGGGTGGCCTTTGAGGTGTCGGTGCCGCGTGGGGCGGGCCGGGGACCGGGCTGGGGCTCGCCGGACCCGCACGCCGCGTCCAACCGCCGCTACGTGGAGGGCCAGCGGCTGTACTTCCGGGAGGCCGAGCCGTGGCGCCACGCGGGGGTGGTCGTGGACAACGACGAATTGGAGGCGCCCTTCATCGTCGACCTGGCGTGAGGGTTGAGGCGACCTTGCGGGTTCTCACGGAATTCATGCCTTCGCGGGGCGGGGAAGATGCATCTTCGGTCGGGCGTGAGGATGGCCGGATTCGGGTCT belongs to Deinococcus planocerae and includes:
- a CDS encoding uridine kinase — protein: MTVRRALLRFLAARLDARPASPVLRVAIDGVDGAGKTTFADELADVLRERGRTVIRASVDGFHAPRAVRYRLGRDSPEGFYRDSYDLAGLRSALLDPLGLGGSLAYRAAIFDHVTDSPVDAPELRADPGSLLLLDGLFLHRPELRDVWDDSVFLRVAFEVSVPRGAGRGPGWGSPDPHAASNRRYVEGQRLYFREAEPWRHAGVVVDNDELEAPFIVDLA